Proteins encoded by one window of Streptomyces sp. ALI-76-A:
- a CDS encoding DUF6243 family protein yields the protein MTVSKNINNPVGMGGGQRKKLSRAERQNNGPHRNLDRQGAADQKAELVRKMREKTGAAEGAGQAGDDTAQG from the coding sequence GTGACCGTGAGCAAGAACATCAACAACCCCGTGGGCATGGGCGGTGGCCAGCGCAAGAAGCTGTCCCGCGCCGAACGGCAGAACAACGGTCCGCACCGCAACCTCGACCGCCAGGGCGCAGCTGACCAGAAGGCCGAGCTGGTGCGCAAGATGCGCGAGAAGACAGGCGCAGCTGAGGGCGCCGGGCAGGCGGGCGACGACACCGCACAGGGCTGA